From Halodesulfovibrio aestuarii DSM 17919 = ATCC 29578, the proteins below share one genomic window:
- a CDS encoding class I fructose-bisphosphate aldolase: protein MIGIYRRREHLLSTDNKSKPVIVSFEQSRMDGGFSSSASIPACVEAISKHPLTSLIVSSGFARTYGLTFPASLPLIIQLSTASKHAVPAWNRSIVCSVLEALRSGAGAVALQLAIGNEYEEKMLQDFGNISEEAHSYGLPVLLSIFAKGDRIVQEYDRALIADSISLGSELGADVIAVPYSGHQESFAQAVGDSTAPVLLTGTHGAAIFGSYCKSVENGLACGADGVIVPFQILPQNEQVTSLERIQSIATLAEEPQKEDV from the coding sequence ATGATTGGCATTTATCGTAGAAGAGAGCATCTGCTTTCAACAGACAACAAATCAAAACCTGTTATTGTTTCTTTTGAACAGTCCCGAATGGACGGTGGTTTTTCTTCTTCTGCCTCAATTCCTGCCTGCGTAGAAGCCATTAGCAAACATCCGCTAACTTCACTTATTGTATCAAGTGGTTTTGCCCGAACGTATGGATTAACTTTTCCTGCATCTCTTCCGTTGATCATCCAGCTTTCTACAGCAAGTAAACATGCTGTGCCAGCTTGGAATCGTAGCATTGTTTGTTCAGTGCTTGAAGCGTTACGCTCTGGAGCAGGGGCTGTTGCTTTGCAACTCGCCATCGGCAATGAGTACGAAGAAAAAATGCTTCAGGACTTTGGCAACATCAGCGAGGAAGCCCATTCCTACGGATTACCGGTGCTTCTTTCAATTTTTGCAAAGGGTGATCGTATCGTTCAGGAATACGACCGTGCGCTCATTGCAGACTCAATAAGCCTCGGCAGTGAGCTTGGTGCAGATGTTATTGCTGTGCCTTACTCCGGCCATCAGGAAAGTTTTGCACAAGCCGTGGGGGATTCCACCGCACCTGTACTATTAACAGGTACTCACGGAGCAGCGATATTCGGCAGTTATTGTAAGTCCGTTGAAAATGGCCTTGCTTGCGGTGCGGATGGGGTAATTGTGCCGTTTCAGATTCTTCCTCAGAATGAACAAGTTACAAGTCTGGAACGTATCCAGAGCATTGCGACTCTTGCAGAGGAAC
- a CDS encoding FprA family A-type flavoprotein yields the protein MHPVEIKKDVFWVGAVDYTSRDFHGYSLSPQGTTYNTYLVKDEKTVLFDTVKSNFLDTMLCRMSNVTELEKVDYIVCNHLEPDHSGCLPKLVELCKPEKIFCSPLGKRSMQAHYDTEGWPIEVVKTGDSINIGSRDIQFIETRMLHWPDSMVSYIPQDKLLICNDIFGQNISTTERFVDEVDRAVVEHDMVEYYHNIVLPFSPLVLKTLDAIAEMGIEIDMLAPDHGLIFRGKEDVQWCFDKYREFAEQAWKKRAVIIFDTMWHSTEKMAYAVAEGFESEGVPVRIMHLKTDHHSAVMTELGSASAVVFGSPTHNNGILPEVAKMLTYMKGLRPQNRIGGAFGSFGWSGECVKSLSGSLVDMGFEMPVDGVKIQFVPTHDSFKKCYEMGVELAKALKEKCGD from the coding sequence ATGCATCCTGTTGAAATTAAGAAAGACGTATTTTGGGTCGGTGCAGTTGATTATACGAGCCGTGATTTTCATGGCTACTCACTGTCTCCACAGGGTACCACGTATAATACCTATCTCGTAAAAGATGAAAAAACAGTACTTTTTGATACAGTAAAAAGTAATTTTCTTGATACAATGCTCTGCCGTATGTCTAACGTGACCGAGCTGGAAAAAGTAGACTACATCGTTTGTAACCATCTTGAACCAGACCACTCCGGCTGTCTTCCTAAGCTCGTTGAACTCTGCAAACCGGAGAAGATTTTCTGCTCACCTCTGGGTAAACGGTCCATGCAGGCTCACTACGATACAGAGGGGTGGCCTATTGAAGTTGTGAAAACAGGCGACTCCATTAACATTGGTTCTCGTGACATCCAGTTTATCGAAACCCGTATGCTTCACTGGCCTGATTCTATGGTTTCCTACATCCCACAGGACAAGCTTCTTATTTGTAACGACATTTTCGGCCAGAACATCTCTACTACCGAACGCTTTGTAGACGAAGTAGACCGTGCCGTTGTAGAGCACGATATGGTAGAATATTACCATAATATTGTTCTTCCGTTCTCTCCGTTAGTACTCAAGACCCTTGATGCTATTGCAGAAATGGGTATTGAAATTGATATGCTTGCACCGGATCATGGTCTTATTTTCCGTGGTAAAGAAGATGTTCAGTGGTGCTTCGATAAGTATCGTGAATTTGCAGAGCAGGCATGGAAAAAACGTGCTGTAATTATCTTTGATACAATGTGGCATTCTACCGAAAAAATGGCTTACGCCGTTGCGGAAGGCTTTGAAAGCGAAGGTGTTCCAGTACGCATTATGCATCTTAAGACTGATCATCATAGCGCTGTAATGACAGAGCTTGGAAGCGCCAGTGCTGTAGTCTTCGGTTCTCCGACACATAATAACGGTATTTTGCCTGAAGTAGCTAAAATGCTTACCTACATGAAAGGGCTGCGTCCGCAGAACCGCATTGGCGGCGCATTCGGTTCCTTCGGTTGGTCTGGTGAGTGCGTAAAATCACTTTCCGGTAGTCTTGTCGATATGGGATTTGAAATGCCTGTTGATGGCGTAAAAATTCAGTTCGTTCCAACGCACGATTCTTTTAAAAAGTGCTATGAAATGGGTGTTGAACTTGCAAAAGCTCTTAAAGAGAAGTGTGGCGACTAA
- a CDS encoding tRNA1(Val) (adenine(37)-N6)-methyltransferase, with amino-acid sequence MMRKEDEIAVAREYFPRGLFQPEGTFRFSMDALLLARFAGAAKYRTAVDLGAGCGIVGLTMLLENEQLAVTGLELQPVLLDAAKQNAESLGVAERFSGTLVDVGNIRASGLAAESADLVVSNPPYRRQNQGRHAATQERTCALFETEGALEAFVQAASFLVKNKGAFCCIFPSERLEELVVVCSRNKLTPKRIKFIHSKADQNSTLVLLEARKNGNCGVVVEAPLVMYSGIGDNTALTDGALTFCPYLECNARGR; translated from the coding sequence ATGATGCGTAAAGAAGATGAGATAGCGGTGGCTCGGGAATATTTTCCACGCGGCCTTTTTCAACCGGAGGGGACGTTCCGCTTTTCAATGGATGCGTTGTTGCTGGCGAGGTTTGCTGGTGCAGCGAAGTACCGCACGGCTGTTGATCTTGGTGCAGGCTGTGGCATTGTTGGTTTGACGATGTTACTAGAGAACGAGCAGCTGGCAGTGACAGGGCTTGAATTACAACCTGTATTGCTTGATGCGGCAAAGCAGAATGCTGAGTCTTTGGGAGTTGCAGAGCGTTTTAGTGGTACTCTGGTTGATGTGGGTAACATTCGTGCGAGCGGTCTTGCGGCTGAAAGTGCAGACTTGGTTGTGTCCAACCCTCCGTATAGGAGGCAGAATCAGGGGCGGCACGCAGCAACACAGGAACGGACGTGTGCGTTGTTTGAAACAGAAGGTGCGCTTGAGGCATTTGTGCAGGCGGCCTCTTTTCTGGTAAAGAATAAGGGAGCGTTCTGTTGTATATTCCCTTCGGAGCGCCTTGAAGAGCTTGTGGTGGTTTGTTCACGGAATAAACTGACGCCTAAGCGTATAAAATTTATTCACAGTAAGGCAGATCAAAATAGTACGCTGGTATTGCTTGAAGCTAGAAAAAACGGTAACTGCGGTGTTGTTGTTGAAGCTCCGCTTGTGATGTACAGCGGCATTGGGGACAACACAGCTCTTACGGACGGGGCTCTGACATTTTGTCCGTATCTGGAATGCAATGCACGCGGGCGATAG
- a CDS encoding desulfoferrodoxin: MPNRLEVYKCEHCGNMAQILVGGGPALVCCDDDMVLQVEGTVDAAREKHVPVIEKTANGYLVKVGEVAHPMIDTHWIQWIELIADGVSYTKFLNPGDAPEAEFCVEAETVTVREYCNLHGHWKAEA; encoded by the coding sequence ATGCCAAATCGTCTTGAAGTTTACAAATGTGAGCACTGCGGAAATATGGCTCAAATTCTCGTAGGTGGCGGTCCAGCTTTAGTTTGTTGTGATGATGATATGGTTCTTCAGGTTGAAGGAACCGTAGACGCAGCACGCGAAAAGCATGTTCCAGTTATTGAAAAAACTGCGAATGGCTACCTCGTAAAAGTCGGTGAAGTTGCTCATCCTATGATTGACACACATTGGATTCAGTGGATTGAGCTTATTGCAGACGGCGTAAGTTACACCAAATTTCTTAATCCGGGTGATGCCCCTGAAGCCGAGTTCTGTGTTGAAGCAGAAACCGTTACTGTTCGTGAATACTGTAATCTTCATGGTCACTGGAAAGCTGAAGCATAA
- the rd gene encoding rubredoxin, whose product MEKYVCLICGYEYDPAEGDPDNGVAPGTKFEDIPDDWLCPVCGAPKSEFEPA is encoded by the coding sequence ATGGAAAAATATGTATGCTTGATTTGTGGTTATGAATACGATCCTGCTGAGGGTGATCCTGATAATGGGGTAGCGCCAGGCACAAAGTTCGAAGATATTCCTGATGATTGGCTTTGTCCGGTTTGCGGGGCTCCTAAGAGCGAATTCGAACCAGCTTAA
- the ruvX gene encoding Holliday junction resolvase RuvX, whose amino-acid sequence MKYIAIDYGTKRTGLAASDTGGNMAFPRMTLIMKTREKFFTELLAFIEKETPDAIVVGLPMTLDGEETLMSRQVRNFLARLRRRCDLPIFIITEALSSFEAELELRDAGLKGHEIDKVVDQQAAVRILESFLHLSEEHRQRYD is encoded by the coding sequence ATGAAATATATTGCGATTGACTACGGAACAAAGCGGACAGGGCTTGCTGCCAGCGACACTGGGGGCAACATGGCATTTCCGCGTATGACGCTGATAATGAAAACCCGTGAAAAATTTTTCACGGAACTTCTGGCGTTTATCGAGAAAGAGACTCCTGATGCGATTGTTGTTGGCCTGCCGATGACTCTGGATGGTGAAGAAACCCTTATGTCCCGACAGGTTCGCAATTTTTTGGCACGGTTGCGCCGCCGTTGCGACCTGCCGATTTTTATCATCACAGAAGCTCTCAGTTCCTTTGAGGCAGAATTAGAGCTGCGTGATGCTGGACTGAAGGGGCACGAGATTGATAAAGTTGTTGATCAGCAGGCTGCCGTGCGCATTTTAGAGTCGTTTTTGCACTTGAGTGAAGAGCACAGACAGCGGTACGATTAG
- the mltG gene encoding endolytic transglycosylase MltG, with protein MSTFSKICSAIAVLVILMAGGAWFAFEAYTRSPMQEESREVPLVVPDGASFNQVIDDMARQGAVTYPFAFRVLVRIRKQQQQLKAGEYLINTGWTPERLLQELIRGKGVLYTLSFQEGLPWWDVAKKIEQQGFARAEDFSKVIHDPAFLKKNNIPFSSAEGFLFPETYKLHKPKVLNEASAENVASMLVHMFWQKTSSVWGDDVPDTKVLQKILILASLVEKETAIASERELVAGVYRNRLERGMRMQADPTIIYGLGQDFDGNIRRADIRNKNNEYNTYQHRGLPPGPICSPGLEAINAAMNPAQHDYLFFVAKGDGSHKFSKTLKEHNKAVRKFQLGKKK; from the coding sequence ATGAGTACATTTTCTAAAATATGCAGTGCAATAGCAGTGCTTGTTATTCTTATGGCAGGTGGGGCATGGTTTGCGTTTGAAGCGTACACTCGTTCTCCTATGCAGGAAGAATCGCGCGAAGTGCCTCTTGTTGTTCCGGACGGTGCGTCGTTTAATCAGGTTATTGATGATATGGCACGTCAGGGCGCCGTCACATATCCATTTGCATTTCGTGTGCTTGTTCGCATTCGTAAACAGCAGCAGCAGTTAAAGGCCGGCGAATATTTAATTAATACCGGCTGGACGCCCGAACGTCTTTTACAAGAACTCATACGTGGCAAGGGAGTTCTTTATACGTTGTCTTTTCAGGAAGGGTTGCCTTGGTGGGATGTTGCCAAAAAAATTGAACAGCAGGGATTTGCCAGAGCAGAGGATTTTTCAAAAGTTATTCATGATCCCGCTTTCCTGAAAAAAAATAACATTCCGTTTTCCAGTGCAGAAGGCTTTCTGTTTCCTGAAACGTATAAGTTGCACAAGCCTAAGGTATTGAATGAAGCTTCTGCAGAAAACGTGGCATCAATGCTCGTTCATATGTTCTGGCAGAAAACTTCCTCTGTCTGGGGAGACGATGTTCCAGATACAAAAGTATTGCAAAAGATTCTTATTTTAGCTTCGTTAGTAGAAAAAGAGACCGCAATTGCGTCAGAGCGCGAACTTGTTGCTGGCGTGTATCGTAATCGCCTTGAGAGGGGAATGCGTATGCAAGCTGACCCGACTATCATTTATGGTTTGGGTCAGGATTTCGACGGCAATATCCGTCGCGCTGACATTCGTAACAAAAATAATGAGTATAACACGTATCAGCACAGAGGCTTACCTCCGGGGCCTATTTGTTCCCCCGGGCTTGAAGCCATAAACGCTGCCATGAATCCTGCACAGCATGACTACCTGTTCTTTGTCGCAAAAGGTGATGGTTCGCATAAGTTTAGCAAGACTTTGAAAGAACATAACAAAGCTGTTCGTAAGTTTCAGCTGGGCAAGAAGAAATAA